Proteins encoded by one window of Mercenaria mercenaria strain notata chromosome 4, MADL_Memer_1, whole genome shotgun sequence:
- the LOC123551579 gene encoding growth arrest-specific protein 2-like isoform X2 yields MKSLSCDIIMSEVINNNNTDDLGTETDVTHQKSLAMQEESMGPLREDLADWIAKTLEIDISSGNFMDVLDNGVYLCDLANVIHKKAEECVQEGKCTEEIPKVHLKCRRNAQSGSWFARDNSASFLKWCKSFKMQDDCLFESEDLVSHKSERQVIVTLLELARIGYKFGLEPPNIIKIEKELEQEEQQPEEAPPPKPKPPPSARSRPLNLDEEVRKMAAKCQCSEHVTRIREGKYMVFGKAVIIRLLKNRHLMVRVGGGWDTLEHYLIKHNPVFAVEHRRKSSIDYLEGEDVLEGKFLYIKSKYKT; encoded by the exons atgaaaagtttaTCTTGTgacataat AATGTCAGAGGTGATTAACAATAACAATACAGATGACTTGGGTACAGAGACAGATGTTACACACCAGAAGAGCTTGGCGATGCAGGAAGAGAGTATGGGGCCACTTAGGGAAGACCTTGCTGATTGGATCGCTAAAACTCTAG AAATTGATATATCATCTGGGAACTTTATGGATGTGTTAGACAATGGTGTGTATTTGTGTGATCTGGCAAATGTGATTCACAAGAAAGCTGAGGAGTGTGTGCAAGAGGGCAAATGCACTGAG GAAATACCAAAAGTACATCTAAAGTGTAGACGGAATGCTCAGTCTGGGAGCTGGTTTGCTAGAGACAATTCAGCCAGTTTTCTCAAGTGGTGCAAATCATTCAAAATGCAAGACGATTGTTTATTTGAGTCGGAGGATTTAG TATCCCACAAGTCAGAGCGTCAGGTGATAGTGACGTTGCTAGAACTTGCTCGCATTGGCTACAAGTTTGGATTAGAACCACCCAATATTATCAAAATAGAGAAAGAACTGGAGCAGGAGGAGCAACAACCAGAGGAAGCTCCGCCCCCAAAACCTAAGCCGCCTCCTTCAGCTAGGTCAAGACCACTAAATTTAGATGAAGAG GTACGGAAGATGGCAGCAAAATGTCAGTGTTCAGAACATGTGACTAGGATAAGAGAAGGAAAATATATGGTGTTTGGAAAAGCTGTGATAATTAGA CTGTTGAAAAATCGCCATTTGATGGTGCGAGTTGGTGGAGGTTGGGACACGTTAGAACACTACCTCATAAAGCATAATCCTGTGTTCGCAGTTGAACATCGACGCAAATCTAGTATAGACTATCTGGAGGGAGAAGACGTTTTAGAAGGGAAATTCTTATATatcaaatcaaaatacaaaacatGA
- the LOC123551579 gene encoding growth arrest-specific protein 2-like isoform X1 produces the protein MKSLSCDIIMSEVINNNNTDDLGTETDVTHQKSLAMQEESMGPLREDLADWIAKTLEIDISSGNFMDVLDNGVYLCDLANVIHKKAEECVQEGKCTEEIPKVHLKCRRNAQSGSWFARDNSASFLKWCKSFKMQDDCLFESEDLVSHKSERQVIVTLLELARIGYKFGLEPPNIIKIEKELEQEEQQPEEAPPPKPKPPPSARSRPLNLDEEVRKMAAKCQCSEHVTRIREGKYMVFGKAVIIRMLKNNDKNKLLKNRHLMVRVGGGWDTLEHYLIKHNPVFAVEHRRKSSIDYLEGEDVLEGKFLYIKSKYKT, from the exons atgaaaagtttaTCTTGTgacataat AATGTCAGAGGTGATTAACAATAACAATACAGATGACTTGGGTACAGAGACAGATGTTACACACCAGAAGAGCTTGGCGATGCAGGAAGAGAGTATGGGGCCACTTAGGGAAGACCTTGCTGATTGGATCGCTAAAACTCTAG AAATTGATATATCATCTGGGAACTTTATGGATGTGTTAGACAATGGTGTGTATTTGTGTGATCTGGCAAATGTGATTCACAAGAAAGCTGAGGAGTGTGTGCAAGAGGGCAAATGCACTGAG GAAATACCAAAAGTACATCTAAAGTGTAGACGGAATGCTCAGTCTGGGAGCTGGTTTGCTAGAGACAATTCAGCCAGTTTTCTCAAGTGGTGCAAATCATTCAAAATGCAAGACGATTGTTTATTTGAGTCGGAGGATTTAG TATCCCACAAGTCAGAGCGTCAGGTGATAGTGACGTTGCTAGAACTTGCTCGCATTGGCTACAAGTTTGGATTAGAACCACCCAATATTATCAAAATAGAGAAAGAACTGGAGCAGGAGGAGCAACAACCAGAGGAAGCTCCGCCCCCAAAACCTAAGCCGCCTCCTTCAGCTAGGTCAAGACCACTAAATTTAGATGAAGAG GTACGGAAGATGGCAGCAAAATGTCAGTGTTCAGAACATGTGACTAGGATAAGAGAAGGAAAATATATGGTGTTTGGAAAAGCTGTGATAATTAGA atgttgaaaaataatGATAAGAATAAG CTGTTGAAAAATCGCCATTTGATGGTGCGAGTTGGTGGAGGTTGGGACACGTTAGAACACTACCTCATAAAGCATAATCCTGTGTTCGCAGTTGAACATCGACGCAAATCTAGTATAGACTATCTGGAGGGAGAAGACGTTTTAGAAGGGAAATTCTTATATatcaaatcaaaatacaaaacatGA